CACAATATAGGCCTCTAggaaaaagaaaataaataaaaacaatgcaCACACAAAAGTTTTACATTTACACTTTTGCAAAAAATAACTCCCAGAAAATAGACTGTATTTGGGAGCTTTGTGACTTTATTCAACCTTATTCACCTTATTTTGTTCTTGGAATTTGTATACGATAGTTACTAGAAATAAGCAATATGTACAGAATGTTATGATTGTGGATGATTTTTGGTTTGAGGCTCTTCTCACCATCTTTGCTGTGGACGATCTGAAAGTTCTTGATGGAGGCCTGTGTGACCCTGCCGTTGAAGTTCAGCACATGTGACGCCGTGTCATCATTCCACGTGGGGGTCTTGTTGTGGAGTTCGATCAGATTGTCCATCTTTCTGTTCTGGAACTTCATCAGTAAACCGTTGTTGTCCTGAAGAAGAGAATGTGGGAGAAACGCGGCGGCATGGCTGGTCACAATAACAATATGGACAACGAGGAATGTTGCCGTAAAAGGAAATCCTCTGACGTACTATGTGGCCTCCTACAAAGATTGTTCATTCAAGACCTTTAAATAATGACAATGGTGTTGTCTATCCTCATCCATAACTCAGGCAGAATGACATCTGTATAACAACGGTTTGCTTACGCTGCGAGGTCGGATGGGTACTCGTTCACTGTCCTTGCCCATCCCTGGGATGATGACGGTCAACCTTCTGGGACCCTTTATTCCCAAGACATTAGTTTCCTGTCGCCAAAAGTCAGAGCGATACGCAGAAATAGGAATTACATTTTTATGGAAGTTGGGAGTCCACCATTTATCAATTTAACATAACATTTTCTAATTACAATCTTATGATGAACATTCTTTGAAGTACCTATAGCCCCTTTACAACCCATTAAAGATTAATTGAATGGCTCAACTATACAGACATAATTAGCAGTTTGTAAATTACTTATAAACCTTCATAAAGGGTACTTCAATGTAAATGTCAAAGCCTTACATAAATTATGGCTGCTAGTTCTTGGCGAGCGTTGGACATGTCTGGTAGAGCTCTGTCTGGATGCAGAGCATTGTCAAACACTGTGAACTTAGTGCCCATCATATTGGACCTATAGAGTGTAAATAATCAATCCATGAATGCAATGAGCTTATGAAATGCATGATTCCAGGTGTAATTCTATTTATTTTATAGGCAAGTTGCAGTTTTGATCTATGCCTATAGGTTACGGATACCTCAACTTTCCAATGAAATTTTCTCCACCCCTAGACAAGTCTGTGGGGTCAATGGAGATAAGGTAATTGGAGGTTGTGCTTTTCTTTCGTTTTCTCCCAGCCAGTAGAAAGACCTGTAAAAACACAGAATAAATCTCCTGGACAATGATTCCTCAAATGCATATCATAACGTAAATCCACAACTTGGTTTTAAGCTCACGTTGGCTCCATCTCAGATTGAGATTCATTTTGAAACCAAAACCTCAAAAGCTGTGTGTGACTTATCTGAAGCCACATTTGTGGGTTCTAATACATTGACAGACCGAATAGAGATCCACAAACCCCTAAATTGGACCTCCGGGAGTGCCTCACCTTCTTTTCATTGTCGAGGTGGAGATAATATGTGGGGTACAAGCCTTTGTCCATGCCCCTCTTGTCCCGGGTCATCTTGCATTTGACCGTCACCCCCTGCTGGGCTGGCTGCATGGCAAACTCCTCCAGGCTGTCAAACTCAATGTCCGGGGatggaggcctctcctcctggatgTGGGACAGAAAAAACAGGATTATCAGTAGGTTAATTTATACATGGCTCTATCTACATTTTCATCTTCTCTCTCCGCCTTTTTCTTAAATGCattggagaaggtcagaggggagagaCCTTAGACTTTCTTATCCAGCGTGGTTGAGAAGGAGGCAAGGAGCAATCTTTTTGGAGCCCTGATCAGAAGAATGAGGCATTGTATACTCCACCCCACAAACCATCACTGTGTAGTAGCAACATTATGACCTAGGTCACGATTCAATCCATATCGCAGAAGTTCAGCACTATAGTGCGTTTAAAATGTAAAAGGTCATTTTTACTTGAACCAACATAGGCAGCATTTAGAGTCAAATTTATATTGTGCTATAGTGCTGAACTTATGTGATACGGATTGAATCGAGACCCTAGTCACTAAACAGGGACCGGCAGACACAAACCTACCTTCTTCTTCTTCCCTTTTCCCTTTTTCTTTTTTGTCCCTTTTTCTGCCTCAGAGTCAGAATCGTCACTCTCTGATGCTTTGGCTGATAGAAAAATAAAACGTTAGGAAAACTGTCAGGAAGACACCCAAACACTGGGGCTGTATTTAATTAAAGCAGAAAACGCTTGCCTTtcttcttcttgtctttgtcCTTGTCCTTGTCTCCCCCTGCTGCGAACATGGATGCCGGGTTGGCGTTCTCCTTCTTTTTTGGTTTTGACTTGCTGGACTTTGTTTCTGGTTCACTGTCATCACTATCAGATTTGGCTGCTGGTTTTAGAGAATGCACTCCGGGTTATGATCATATCTCAGTGTACCTACTGTGCTGTAACATTATTGCAATATGTTCTCTTCCAAAATGGGCGTGGGACACAAATAATACATGACGATGGGTTAGAGATTTTCAACCATCAAATCGATCATTATTTATCCCTAAAATTGCAGCAGTTTAAAATCAATACGTAAAGCTAGTGTTAACACTTACCTTTCTTCTTGCTCTTGGAGTCTAACTTATCCTTATCTCCATTTACACAGAACAGAGAAGCCGGTTCCTTTTTCTTGGTGTCTTTCTTCGATTTTTTGTCATACTCTTTGTCATCTGAAAAAAAAGACGTGAGACACAAAAATACATCTCTCAGCGATGCCATTTTCTTCCCAGTGCTATACAACAAAAAAAAGTTACATCTGAAACGTGTTTGTATTTTTGGATACGTTTTGCATTCTGTCTGGTGTGTAATGTGCAACAGCTTGTTTGGTGCTGACAACGTAAGGCCGTGCAGGACTAGTGTTTCCTTTCACTCAACATTTCGCAAAGAAATCTCCTACCTAATCCTCTTAAACCATGTCGTATTCTTGTTGTTTCAGTAACTCCTATACATCTGCCCACCTCTAGCTTTGGATTTCTTATCCTTGCCATCTTTGTCAGAACCTTCTTTTGTGGTCTTTTTCTTTGTCTTCTTTTGTGGAGTCTCTTCCTCATCATCATCTTCTTCTGTATCTGAACCTTGAGCAGAAAAGGGGACGTTTTTTTTAAAATTGGGTTTGAAATAAATGTTGATTCTTTAACATGCGGTTCACGCAGAGCATCATCTCAGTTATATTGCTGACTGCTTACCTCTCTTTATCTTTGGCAcactttttgttttcttctttGGCTcttctttccctttccctttttccttttctgttttttCTTCATCTGGTTTCTTTTTCTTCACCTTTTTTCCACCTATTTGACCAACAAAAATACAGAATTGAGAGATGACCTCCTAAGAAATTCATATATTTTGAGCGATAGCCATATGTATTCATCACATGTGGATACTGCACACTATCTCAGATAGAAATGATTTATTTGTGGATCACCAGCATTTTGCCAAATTGTTGGCGAACTTTTAAACAATCATTTGCGTATGTCTCCTTTGAAGATGATGTTATTTAAGCTGTGCAGAGCAGTCCGTACTTTGAACAGCAGGACTCTCTTCTCCAGACAGTTCTCCGCTCTTCTTGCTCTTGCTCTTTTTGGGCTTGGCATCGGCACCATTGGTGGCTGGGTTGGCTGACTCTGCCTTCTTCTTTGGCTTATAGAAAGCATTATCTGCAGGGAGAAGAGTcggggaggagacgaggagaggagagcgggtagACACCGGAGAGAGATGACACAGCTGTGCAGTAAGGACAAAATCCTACGTTTTAAGATCTACTGTATGTACGTAACAGCCTTTTGCATGAACCATGCatttacactgagtgcacaaaacattaagagcacctgctctttccgtgtcggattgaccaggtgaatcaagttgaaagctatgatcccttattgatgtcacttgttaaatccacttcaatcagtgtagatgaaggggaggaaacaggttaaagaaggatttttaagccttgagacaattgagacatggattgtgtatgtgtgctattcaaaggctgaatgggcaagacaaatatttaagtgccattgaacatggtatgatagtaggtgccaggtgcaccagtttaagtgtgtcaagaactgcagcgctgatggggttttcacactcaacagtttaccgtgtgtatcaagaatggtccactacccaaaggacatccagacaacttgacacaactgtgggaagcattggagtcaacatgggccagcatccctgtgtaacacttgacaccttgtagagtccatgccctgacgaattgaggctgttctgggggcaaaaggggggtgcaactcaatattaggaaggtgtttttaatgttttgtacactcagtgtatgctaATAGTAAATGTGTGCACAGGAGCATGAAGATTTTAGTGACTTACCATCCAAAAGACAGTAAGGTGCAAGCAGAAatgtatggagacagaaacaagtaaagcactgtacatttcaaatcaTACTTCTATAAATACTTGATTACTTGATTAATACTTGATTATccaatattatatatttttactACTGTCAAGGCATTCTCTTAAAACCAATTCATTTTCAAAAAGGAAATAGCGTCCAATtcattaatgtctacatttggaACAGATTATAATCATTATAATATTCCAGGTAATACTTTATATATTATGTAACCCTGCCCTTCTGACACAGTGACCTAACAATCAAGCGTTAGTCACCTGCCTCAATCACAAACATGTCGTGTCACATCCAGTGTTAAAAAACGAAGTTACATTATTATAATGTAGTGGTGGGGCTTTAGAGATTTAGAGTAATAAACAGTCATATCAACTACACAAGGCTGCTGGGGGGAAAAGTATTGGGAGGAATGTTTCTGTACCTTAAAATCAATGCACATATAATTACAATTGGCAGATATATTTTCTTCTCATTCTTAAAAACACTCTTGTGCACTTCCACATTGTGCAGTTGGAAGTGCACCGAGCAGCCCAACTCTTATTCACTTGCTCTGGTATTATGTTACTCAGCACTACTCCCACTACTCCCAGCAATCCCTTTCATGGGACAACTGACCGGAAACCAACTATCACCACACcactccacaccacaccacagcatCCCAGGATAACTGGAATAAGGTCAGCCACTGTGATTCTGTTCATTTAAACACTGACTGACGACGGAGTGCAGCGATGGATGGCCACAGTAATCCGATTAAGATGTGGCGCTATTTCTGTCCTCACCTCAGACAAGCTGCCATTAGTGTCATGCAGACAAAGCGGTCATCATCCATTTTTTTCAATGGAAATATGAATATGTCCATCAAATAGATTGTTGGTTGTTTCATGAATGacagtcagccccccccccccctttcccacATCACAGAAAATATGTTACCTCACAAATGTACCAGAGCCTCATCACAGCCCAGTGGCCAATTCTACATAACCATCAATACGCAACAGAcaccaactcagtggccttgCGGTTAAGGTGCGATTGGAGGTGTAATAGTTTCGATCGCTGGCCGAGTGATcccaaagactgtaaaaatgggacCTGATGCACCTCTGCTTGGCATTTAGCGTTAAAATGATAGATTGGGGGCCTTGTGATACCCTCTGGATGCGAGTCTGTCCTTTTTAAAtgaagctgcctcacgctacgaAACAGGAGTTAGGCTCCTGTCCTGCTCCTGTGAGCAAGGGCTACTTACTACGCACAACAGGCTGGGGTAAACCAGCCACTTTAGAACCGTAACAATACCACAGCAGCATGCTCAATCACTCGAGTATTCTGTTTAAATAATCTGATTACTGGTAAACTGGTTTTCTATCCACTGAATTGTCTAGCAATCAAGAGGGCAAGTAATTTAAATCTGTAGTCATCGTAAACACCATTACAGTATATCTGAATGAATCAAAATGCTATATGAGAAATGTTATAACTTTATAGGACCCATCGCGAGTATTCCTTCTCTAGCATCCTTTCGACAAGAAAAGCCCCTCAAAACAGTTTCGATAACATTACCTTCTCTGCAGACATTGTATGGCCAGTGACTTCAGCTCTAACAAACTACAAACTCTTTTCCCTCAAAGTTCTTAGTTTTAAAAGGAAGAAAAAAGAGGCAATTCAACACAATGGAGATAATAAAGAGAGTAAGTAGCCTTGGACTCAATGGCTCGCAATCAGCAGAAAGTTGCTAATAGGATTTATGTGTAAAGCCATCTGCTCTTCAAAGACAGAGACACGTCAACAGGACGAACCAACATGGCGTGGGAGGAGGTGTGTTTCGAGTACACAGAGGACAGGTCCGTTATACACATGTGGTGAcacctccccccctccccatgAATGTAATGGTCGATGTGACTCATTACTAACCAACTTTGACTCGGACACAACACAGGAActaaacgacacacacacacacacacacacacacacacacacacaaaatagacatgtaaatgtattaaaaatgtacgCAAAGGCACACCCAGCTACCTACTGTAGGTATCTTTTTGTATTTTAAAACTTGGTATAATTGACTTTTACCTTATGTGGAGTGGACACATCTTGACTTTCTTGAGACCTGTGGAATCAATTTCAAAATAGCATGACACTTTTTAATGATTCATTTTTTTCCAGACATGTTTTGCTAAGACATAGATGACATTGAGATGCATTGAGCTGACATGATTTATTATTATTCTCGAAAATAGCATAATGTCGTTCTACACAATGTATATCTGTAGCATTGCACCCTCCTGAACACACCCCAGCAGAGGATGGTTGGTGCCTATATCTGGTAACAGTGTGTGGGAAATGGGCATTCAGTAATCAGAGGGTCCGCACACTCAGATGCTCCAcaatacagttccttcagaaagtattcacaccccttgtctttatccacattctgttgtgttacatacagcctgaatttaaaatatattaaattgagatgttttgtcactggcctacacataatattccataatgtcaaagtggaattatgtttttagaatgtttaactaattaataaaaaatgaaaagaagaaatgtcttgtgtcaataagtattcaacccctttgctatggcaagcctaaataagttcaggagtaaacatttgtttaacaagtcatataacaagttgcatggactcactctgtgtgcaataaaagTGTTTATCATGATTTTTTGAatcactacctcatctctgtaccccacacatagaattatctataaggtccctcagtcgagcagtgtgtttcaaacacagattcaaccacaaagaccagggaggttttccaatgccttgcaaagaagggcacctattggtagatgggtaaaaataaaaaagcatacattgaaaatccctttgagcatgatgaagttattaattacattttggatggtgtatcaatacacccagtcactacaaagatacaggcatccttccaaaGGAAggaaaaccactcagggatttcaccatgaggccaatggtgactttaaaacagttacagagttgaatggctgtgataggagaacactgaagatcgatcaacaacattatagttactaGACAATACTAGCCTAACTGAcagtgtgaaaagaaggaagcctgtgcagaattaaaacattccaaaacatgcatcatgtttgcaacaaagcaaaagcactgaagtaatactgcaaaaaaatgtggcaaagcaattacatttttgtcctgaatacaaagtgttatgtttggggcaaatccaatacaacacattactaagtaccactctccatattttcaagcacagtgATGGCtacaacattttaaaaacatattttcattatggggtattgttggtAGATGggcgagagaaaaaaaaatctttaatccattttgaattcaggctgtaacacaacaacatttggaataagtcaagggggtatgaatactttctgaaggcactgtatattaagACATGCACCAAGATCTTACCTGTCGTCTGTCCAGACGTCTCTGAGGGTTTCCTTCTGGAGAGGCATCAGTGTCCTGAGGAGAGGGGTAGGAATCATAGAAGTAAAGTGGTTGTGTTCGAGGAGTGGATGGTTGTTCTGGACATATGTCAAAAAGGAGGGAAGAACCCTTCTAAAGAACAAATTGAAGAAGAAAATCACGTTGTTTTTGTTTGTAAGCCTATGATTTCAAAATATGATCCCTTCATCAATGTAATACATTGATTTACAGTAAGTGTTTTTCAATTGAAAAGGTGGTGCTTAATCttagtgggctcccgagtggcgcagcagtctaaggcactgcatctcagtgcaagaggcgtcacttcagaccctggttcgattccaggctgtatcacaaccggccgtgattgggagccccatagggtggcgcacaattggcccagagtcgtcagggttagggtttggccggggtaggccgtcattgtaaataagaatttgttcttaactgacttgcctagttaaataaaaaaaatcttacTTTATATGTAAATAAAGtcacatgcatgtacacacacgtaGGCAGACAAACATAGGCAGGGATCGAAATTCAAATGTTTCATTGATAACACTGGTGCTCCCACAAATTTTTTAAAAGTTAGGAGCACCACATGCAATTTAGGGGCACAAgaatatatttactttctttctgTGGCCCCAAATTTTTGGATATACTGGTAAAGTTAGCTAGCCaatgaggtaacatgactgaacaaagtGTAAACTAATGGTTAACGATGCGCTAGTAAGTTTAGAACTGCCCAcgacatggtttatgaatgtaaAATGCCTGCTCGGGATCCGCTATAGGAAGAAAGAAATGTTGCGCCGGCAATTGTGGTTCTGATCTTTTTCCCTGTAGTAATAGTGCAACCATGACGCTATCAAATATTTTTCTCTAGGGCACCCGGAAACAACGACACAGCGATGCCTTAGCATTACAACAATGATTATATGTAATATTGTTTTCCTAGTCGCACGGTGCTCCCAAAATACAACTCCTAGTCACACAGAAAAATATTTCTTCACATACGTGACCAAATTGGTCGCACTTTAGAGCCCTGAACACAGGCATAAACACAAGCTCAGACTCACACATGCATCCACACACGTATGTACCTTTGACTGGCTCCAAGTAGGTGCTGATCATTGGATGTGCTCTGTGCTGTGGTCAGTGTGGTCTCCCCTTAGCCCACCACTGTGTGACTGCCCACAAGGGTTCATACTGGTCCTGGCCATGTGGGCTGGTCATATGACCACTTCACTAAGATGATTGTCTACAGAGCAACAGGTCCCCTCAACTCCACTAATCCACTCCACTCTATTCCACtgcacactactactactacctcttaATAGGATTGCCCACAAAGGATTTGGTCCACTCAACAACTCCACTAGTCCTTTCCACTACTACTTGTTAATCAGATTGCCAACAGGGCAACCTGTCCCTTCCACTACCACCCACCCCACCAGGACACGACAAGATatcctaaccccccccccaccccactacactacCGTTTACCATAATCAGCTCTACACCATCTGGGGACTTTTCAACCCTTTTTAGAAGAAAGAGGGAGATCTGATAGGGTTGGATTGTCAACCTCTATTATAATAAGAGTGCCCTAACCGGACCAGGATAAGAAAAGACCGATTCAACATACATTCTGGTATATGAACGAGAACCAGTGTGTGTTTACCATTGGTGGAGAAGTGGTGTTTCAGGATAGTGCAACAGTCATATGAAGCATAGTTGTAGTTCCTACTTTCTACCACCAGATGCTGCTAAATGTCAGTAGACCACAAGTGTTGCAGGAGCCAGTGATAACACATGGGGGCGCACATCAGACTTATGAGAGATTCTACACAGCCATTTTAATCGATTTTACGTTGCAGCTAGATGTTTTTATACGCCTATTCCATGACGATAATGTGTTATTCATTGTaacaatgtgtacttacattgcATTTAGGCTACACTCTAACTCTTGACTGCCGTGTAACAACACAGTTTTGTAAGACTCAAAATGATTACTATTTTCACGATTTTCATTCATTATACTATTTATAATGTCAACTGCGAAATTATTGGCATCCTTTATAAAGATTAGCAAatatgactgtataaaataaataatacaaatactaactattgtatgctccaaaaaaGTTGAacgttatatatatttttatatgctAGTAATACTTTTGTTCTCTCAAAAAGATTGAGGTCAACATTATTGGCACCCCACTTTTCAATACTCTGGAACCATCTCCCC
The sequence above is drawn from the Salmo salar chromosome ssa22, Ssal_v3.1, whole genome shotgun sequence genome and encodes:
- the LOC106582603 gene encoding tubby-related protein 1 isoform X2; its protein translation is MPLQKETLRDVWTDDRSQESQDVSTPHKPKKKAESANPATNGADAKPKKSKSKKSGELSGEESPAVQSGKKVKKKKPDEEKTEKEKGKGKEEPKKKTKSVPKIKRGSDTEEDDDEEETPQKKTKKKTTKEGSDKDGKDKKSKARDDKEYDKKSKKDTKKKEPASLFCVNGDKDKLDSKSKKKAAKSDSDDSEPETKSSKSKPKKKENANPASMFAAGGDKDKDKDKKKKAKASESDDSDSEAEKGTKKKKGKGKKKKEERPPSPDIEFDSLEEFAMQPAQQGVTVKCKMTRDKRGMDKGLYPTYYLHLDNEKKVFLLAGRKRKKSTTSNYLISIDPTDLSRGGENFIGKLRSNMMGTKFTVFDNALHPDRALPDMSNARQELAAIIYETNVLGIKGPRRLTVIIPGMGKDSERVPIRPRSDNNGLLMKFQNRKMDNLIELHNKTPTWNDDTASHVLNFNGRVTQASIKNFQIVHSKDEAYIVMQFGRVADDAFTLDYSYPMCAVQAFAIALSSFDGKITCE
- the LOC106582603 gene encoding tubby-related protein 1 isoform X4; amino-acid sequence: MMMRKRLHKRRQRKRPQKKVLTKMARIRNPKLEVGRCIGVTETTRIRHGLRGLDDKEYDKKSKKDTKKKEPASLFCVNGDKDKLDSKSKKKAAKSDSDDSEPETKSSKSKPKKKENANPASMFAAGGDKDKDKDKKKKAKASESDDSDSEAEKGTKKKKGKGKKKKEERPPSPDIEFDSLEEFAMQPAQQGVTVKCKMTRDKRGMDKGLYPTYYLHLDNEKKVFLLAGRKRKKSTTSNYLISIDPTDLSRGGENFIGKLRSNMMGTKFTVFDNALHPDRALPDMSNARQELAAIIYETNVLGIKGPRRLTVIIPGMGKDSERVPIRPRSDNNGLLMKFQNRKMDNLIELHNKTPTWNDDTASHVLNFNGRVTQASIKNFQIVHSKDEAYIVMQFGRVADDAFTLDYSYPMCAVQAFAIALSSFDGKITCE
- the LOC106582603 gene encoding tubby-related protein 1 isoform X1 yields the protein MIPTPLLRTLMPLQKETLRDVWTDDRSQESQDVSTPHKPKKKAESANPATNGADAKPKKSKSKKSGELSGEESPAVQSGKKVKKKKPDEEKTEKEKGKGKEEPKKKTKSVPKIKRGSDTEEDDDEEETPQKKTKKKTTKEGSDKDGKDKKSKARDDKEYDKKSKKDTKKKEPASLFCVNGDKDKLDSKSKKKAAKSDSDDSEPETKSSKSKPKKKENANPASMFAAGGDKDKDKDKKKKAKASESDDSDSEAEKGTKKKKGKGKKKKEERPPSPDIEFDSLEEFAMQPAQQGVTVKCKMTRDKRGMDKGLYPTYYLHLDNEKKVFLLAGRKRKKSTTSNYLISIDPTDLSRGGENFIGKLRSNMMGTKFTVFDNALHPDRALPDMSNARQELAAIIYETNVLGIKGPRRLTVIIPGMGKDSERVPIRPRSDNNGLLMKFQNRKMDNLIELHNKTPTWNDDTASHVLNFNGRVTQASIKNFQIVHSKDEAYIVMQFGRVADDAFTLDYSYPMCAVQAFAIALSSFDGKITCE
- the LOC106582603 gene encoding tubby-related protein 1 isoform X3: MSAEKPKKKAESANPATNGADAKPKKSKSKKSGELSGEESPAVQSGKKVKKKKPDEEKTEKEKGKGKEEPKKKTKSVPKIKRGSDTEEDDDEEETPQKKTKKKTTKEGSDKDGKDKKSKARDDKEYDKKSKKDTKKKEPASLFCVNGDKDKLDSKSKKKAAKSDSDDSEPETKSSKSKPKKKENANPASMFAAGGDKDKDKDKKKKAKASESDDSDSEAEKGTKKKKGKGKKKKEERPPSPDIEFDSLEEFAMQPAQQGVTVKCKMTRDKRGMDKGLYPTYYLHLDNEKKVFLLAGRKRKKSTTSNYLISIDPTDLSRGGENFIGKLRSNMMGTKFTVFDNALHPDRALPDMSNARQELAAIIYETNVLGIKGPRRLTVIIPGMGKDSERVPIRPRSDNNGLLMKFQNRKMDNLIELHNKTPTWNDDTASHVLNFNGRVTQASIKNFQIVHSKDEAYIVMQFGRVADDAFTLDYSYPMCAVQAFAIALSSFDGKITCE